One window from the genome of Anaerolineae bacterium encodes:
- a CDS encoding serine/threonine-protein phosphatase encodes MKRLFVEVAWKALQKHGEELCGDTVKVAATPQTLLVVLSDGLGSGVKANILSTLTAQIVASMVEQGASMEEVMETLAATLPECQVRKLAYATFAALRVERGRDAYLVEYDCPPLILIRDGQVVELPAEEREIHGRRIREARFQLQEGDYMVLVSDGYIHAGVGGLYRLGWGWKNLAIAVKRWAATGGDAHSLVDALARTCLKLYEGKPGDDATAVAMRVRPAVFATVLTGPPRERTDDRKAVEMLMRGQGYKIICGGTTAQMAARELGEELEVEWVPPSKRDKQAPQRKGSPPTAKLKGVDLVTEGIITLSQTVALLESAQSVHDLPADHEAATRLARMLLSADFIQLIVGTAINPNQIADLVRGEPMRMVYVKELVRLLQERGKRVTVHYL; translated from the coding sequence ATGAAGCGGCTCTTCGTCGAGGTGGCCTGGAAAGCCCTGCAGAAGCACGGAGAGGAGCTGTGCGGCGACACGGTGAAAGTTGCCGCGACACCTCAGACTCTCCTGGTCGTGCTGTCCGACGGGTTGGGAAGCGGGGTGAAGGCTAACATTCTCTCCACGCTGACGGCGCAGATCGTGGCCAGTATGGTGGAGCAGGGCGCTTCGATGGAAGAGGTCATGGAGACGCTGGCCGCCACCCTGCCGGAATGTCAGGTGCGCAAGCTGGCCTATGCTACCTTCGCCGCGCTGCGGGTGGAACGGGGGCGTGATGCCTATCTGGTGGAATACGACTGCCCGCCGCTGATACTGATTCGCGACGGCCAAGTGGTGGAACTGCCGGCCGAAGAGCGGGAGATTCACGGCCGGCGCATCCGCGAAGCCCGCTTCCAGCTTCAGGAAGGGGACTACATGGTGCTGGTGAGCGATGGCTACATCCATGCCGGCGTGGGCGGGCTTTACCGCCTGGGCTGGGGCTGGAAGAACCTGGCCATCGCTGTCAAACGCTGGGCCGCGACGGGTGGGGATGCCCACAGCCTGGTGGATGCCCTGGCGCGCACCTGCCTGAAGCTGTATGAGGGCAAGCCGGGGGACGATGCCACGGCGGTCGCCATGCGCGTGCGGCCGGCGGTCTTTGCCACGGTGCTCACCGGACCGCCCCGCGAGCGGACAGACGACCGCAAAGCGGTGGAAATGCTGATGCGGGGACAGGGATACAAGATCATCTGCGGCGGCACCACCGCCCAAATGGCGGCGCGCGAGCTGGGCGAGGAGCTGGAGGTCGAATGGGTGCCGCCCAGCAAGCGCGACAAGCAGGCTCCCCAGCGCAAAGGCTCCCCTCCCACTGCCAAGCTCAAGGGAGTGGACCTGGTCACCGAGGGCATCATCACCCTCTCGCAGACGGTGGCCCTGCTGGAAAGCGCGCAAAGCGTGCATGACCTGCCGGCGGACCACGAAGCCGCTACGCGGCTGGCACGCATGCTCCTCTCCGCCGACTTCATCCAACTCATCGTGGGCACCGCCATCAATCCCAACCAGATCGCGGACCTGGTGCGCGGCGAACCCATGCGCATGGTCTACGTCAAAGAACTGGTGCGGCTCTTGCAAGAGCGCGGCAAACGGGTCACGGTGCATTACCTGTAG
- a CDS encoding TraR/DksA C4-type zinc finger protein, producing MEVSTERERLALEQERQEILKELEHLQQILRESEVKVDLEEGDPDLHEREKNMSLVQTLEARLQSIERALRAIELGVYGICERCGQRIDPERLEAKPDATLCLACQREAERLARRGLQRE from the coding sequence ATGGAGGTATCCACCGAGCGAGAACGTCTCGCGCTGGAGCAAGAGCGCCAGGAAATCCTGAAGGAACTGGAACATCTCCAGCAGATTCTGCGGGAGAGCGAGGTCAAAGTAGATCTCGAAGAAGGCGATCCCGACCTGCACGAGCGCGAGAAGAACATGTCCCTGGTCCAGACGCTGGAAGCCAGGCTCCAGTCTATCGAACGGGCACTGCGGGCCATTGAGTTGGGGGTATACGGCATTTGCGAGCGATGTGGCCAGCGCATCGATCCCGAACGGCTGGAGGCGAAGCCGGACGCGACCCTGTGTCTGGCCTGCCAGCGTGAGGCGGAACGTTTGGCGCGGCGCGGCTTGCAGAGAGAGTA
- the rocD gene encoding ornithine--oxo-acid transaminase, producing the protein MAVRTAAKLDSAGYIALHEQYGARNYHPLDVVISRAQGVWVYDVEGRRYLDCLAAYSAVNQGHCHPRIYQALVEQAQKVTLTSRAFHNEQLPLLCKEACELLGYERFLPMNSGAEGVETALKLARKWAYVKKGVPADQAEIIVFAENFHGRTITIISFSTEEQYRAGFGPFTPGFKIVPYGDLEAVRRTITPNTAAVLVEPVQGEGGVIVPPKGYLRGLAELCAQHNVLFIADEVQTGLGRTGKLLACEHEGVHPDVLIIGKALSGGYYPVSAVLSSREILDVFEPGDHGSTFGGNPLAAAVAREALRVLVEEGMIENAAVQGAYLKERLQAIRSPHVKEVRGLGLLIGIELYPSAGGARRFCEALKDNGVLCKDTRRHIIRVTPPLVITREEVDWAVERFEKVLTSL; encoded by the coding sequence ATGGCAGTACGAACTGCGGCGAAGCTCGACAGCGCCGGCTACATTGCCCTCCACGAGCAATATGGCGCGCGCAACTATCATCCTCTGGACGTAGTGATTTCCCGGGCCCAGGGTGTCTGGGTGTATGACGTAGAAGGCCGGCGCTACCTCGACTGCCTGGCCGCGTACTCCGCTGTCAATCAAGGCCACTGCCACCCCCGCATTTATCAGGCCCTGGTCGAACAAGCGCAGAAAGTGACCCTCACCTCGCGGGCGTTTCACAACGAACAGCTCCCTCTGCTGTGCAAAGAAGCGTGCGAACTGCTCGGATATGAGCGCTTCCTCCCCATGAACTCGGGCGCGGAAGGGGTGGAGACCGCGCTGAAACTGGCCCGCAAATGGGCGTATGTGAAAAAGGGCGTGCCGGCGGATCAGGCGGAGATCATCGTCTTCGCCGAGAACTTCCACGGCCGCACCATCACCATCATCAGCTTCTCGACGGAGGAGCAGTACCGCGCCGGCTTCGGCCCATTTACCCCTGGCTTCAAAATTGTCCCTTACGGCGATCTGGAAGCCGTGCGACGGACCATCACACCTAATACCGCGGCTGTCCTGGTGGAACCGGTACAGGGCGAGGGCGGGGTCATTGTGCCGCCCAAAGGATATCTGCGCGGGCTGGCCGAGCTGTGCGCCCAGCACAACGTGCTGTTCATCGCCGACGAGGTACAGACGGGCCTGGGCCGCACGGGCAAACTGCTGGCCTGCGAACACGAGGGAGTGCATCCGGATGTGCTCATCATCGGCAAGGCCCTCTCCGGCGGCTATTACCCCGTCTCGGCAGTGCTCTCCTCGCGTGAAATCCTGGACGTCTTTGAGCCGGGGGATCACGGCAGTACGTTTGGGGGCAATCCCCTGGCGGCGGCAGTGGCGCGGGAGGCCCTGCGCGTGCTAGTAGAGGAAGGGATGATCGAGAACGCTGCGGTGCAGGGGGCATATCTCAAAGAGCGCCTGCAGGCCATCCGCTCGCCGCATGTCAAGGAGGTGCGCGGTCTGGGCCTGCTGATCGGGATTGAGCTGTACCCCAGCGCCGGCGGCGCGCGCCGCTTCTGCGAGGCCCTGAAAGACAACGGCGTGCTGTGCAAGGATACGCGCCGGCATATCATCCGCGTCACCCCGCCGCTGGTCATCACTCGCGAAGAGGTGGATTGGGCGGTCGAGCGCTTCGAGAAAGTCCTGACCAGCCTGTAA
- a CDS encoding PAS domain S-box protein: MQGWVISTNVARCRDCYRCVRTCTVKSVKVQNGQATVVPELCLACGNCVRECPQGAKQIREDRPAVQEAIRAGKTVVASVAPSAPAYFGIRSFSAMEQMLLQLGFAAAGETAFGAEMVGQAHREWVETHQEQWPIITSSCPVVVNLIEKYYPDLIPHLAPIVSPMAAHGRWLRQQYGPEAFIVFIGPCIAKKAEMLEESVAGAIDAALTFTELAEWMEEEGVAFPADGDGAEPAPRVPARLFPVEGGLVGTANMDTDILTSHIVTTSGLGACEDVLRGIRAGKLAACMVELMACEGGCINGPAMEDHIESIYVARQRVMEYASRRQPKPMPARHEWPDLSRSYQDKHVPVPEFTEEQIQEVLHMVDKYTPEDELNCGACGYPTCREKAKATLRGMAEATMCIPYMRRRAESLRQVVIDVTPNPVVIVDSRLQIQDLSPSAERAFRCYRQQVVGKPLRTIMPNVDSFVQARDTGQPVVGEVVRIRDDLIVEQTIMPVPGQSLLVGILRDITEQVRQREQLEHIREETLHRTEEVIKKQMRVAHEIAQLLGETTAETKMMLSRLAKVLEEDND; the protein is encoded by the coding sequence ATGCAAGGATGGGTGATCAGCACCAACGTAGCGCGCTGCCGCGACTGCTACCGCTGTGTGCGCACCTGCACCGTCAAGTCGGTCAAGGTGCAGAACGGCCAGGCAACGGTGGTGCCGGAACTGTGTCTGGCCTGCGGCAACTGTGTGCGCGAATGCCCGCAGGGCGCCAAACAGATCCGGGAGGACCGGCCGGCAGTGCAGGAGGCTATCCGCGCCGGCAAAACGGTGGTGGCCAGCGTGGCCCCCTCGGCGCCGGCCTACTTCGGCATCCGATCATTTTCCGCCATGGAGCAGATGCTTCTGCAGTTGGGCTTCGCGGCCGCCGGCGAAACCGCCTTCGGCGCCGAAATGGTCGGCCAGGCCCACCGCGAGTGGGTCGAGACACATCAGGAGCAGTGGCCCATTATCACTTCTTCCTGCCCGGTGGTGGTCAATCTGATCGAGAAATACTATCCCGACCTCATCCCCCATCTGGCGCCCATCGTCTCGCCGATGGCGGCGCATGGACGCTGGCTGCGCCAGCAGTATGGGCCGGAAGCGTTCATCGTCTTCATCGGCCCATGCATCGCCAAAAAGGCCGAGATGCTCGAGGAATCGGTCGCCGGCGCCATTGATGCCGCGCTGACCTTTACCGAGCTGGCCGAGTGGATGGAGGAAGAAGGGGTGGCGTTCCCCGCTGACGGGGATGGGGCAGAGCCGGCCCCGCGCGTGCCGGCGCGTCTCTTCCCCGTCGAAGGCGGCCTGGTGGGCACCGCCAACATGGACACCGATATATTGACCAGCCACATCGTCACCACCTCGGGGCTGGGCGCCTGCGAGGATGTCCTGCGGGGCATTCGCGCCGGCAAGCTGGCCGCCTGCATGGTGGAGCTGATGGCCTGCGAGGGCGGGTGCATCAACGGGCCGGCGATGGAGGATCACATCGAAAGCATCTATGTGGCGCGCCAGCGGGTGATGGAATACGCCTCCCGCCGCCAGCCCAAACCCATGCCGGCGCGGCACGAATGGCCCGACCTGAGCCGTTCCTATCAGGACAAGCATGTGCCGGTGCCCGAATTCACCGAAGAGCAGATTCAGGAAGTCCTGCACATGGTGGACAAATACACCCCCGAGGACGAGCTGAACTGCGGGGCCTGCGGCTATCCAACCTGTCGGGAGAAGGCGAAGGCCACCCTGCGGGGCATGGCGGAGGCCACCATGTGCATCCCGTACATGCGCCGGCGGGCCGAATCCCTGCGCCAGGTGGTCATTGACGTGACGCCCAACCCGGTGGTCATCGTGGACAGCCGGCTGCAGATCCAGGACCTCTCCCCATCGGCGGAACGGGCCTTCCGCTGTTATCGCCAGCAGGTGGTCGGCAAGCCCCTCCGCACCATCATGCCCAACGTGGACAGCTTCGTCCAGGCCCGCGACACCGGCCAGCCGGTAGTAGGAGAAGTCGTGCGCATCCGCGATGACCTGATCGTCGAGCAGACCATCATGCCCGTGCCCGGCCAGAGCCTGCTGGTCGGCATCCTGCGGGATATCACCGAGCAAGTGCGCCAGCGGGAACAGCTCGAACATATTCGGGAGGAGACCCTGCACCGCACGGAAGAGGTCATCAAAAAGCAAATGCGCGTCGCACATGAGATCGCCCAATTGCTGGGCGAAACCACCGCGGAGACCAAGATGATGCTCTCCCGGCTGGCGAAGGTGCTGGAAGAGGACAACGATTGA